A region of Gracilinanus agilis isolate LMUSP501 chromosome 3, AgileGrace, whole genome shotgun sequence DNA encodes the following proteins:
- the TFDP1 gene encoding transcription factor Dp-1 isoform X2: protein MAKDAGLIEANGELKVFIDQNLSPGKGVVSLVAVHPSTVSAVGKQLLPKTFGQSNVNITQQVVIGTPQRSAAPNTILVGSPHTPNTHFVSQNQASDSSPWSAGKRNRKGEKNGKGLRHFSMKVCEKVQRKGTTSYNEVADELVAEFSAADNHILPNESAYDQKNIRRRVYDALNVLMAMNIISKEKKEIKWIGLPTNSAQECQNLEVERQRRLERIKQKQSQLQELILQQIAFKNLVQRNRQAEQQASRPPPSNSVIHLPFIIVNTSKKTVIDCSISNDKFEYLFNFDNTFEIHDDIEVLKRMGMACGLESGSCSAEDLKMARSLVPKALEPYVTEMAQGSISSVYVTSSSGSTSSGTRFSASDFTNGTDGMLATSSNGSQYSGSRVETPVSYVGEDDDDDDDFNENDDED from the exons GAGTTGTTTCATTAGTAGCTGTTCATCCTTCTACTGTTAGCGCTGTCGGGAAGCAACTCTTGCCAAAAACTTTTGGGCAGTCTAATGTCAACATTACCCAACAAGTG GTAATTGGTACACCTCAGAGATCTGCTGCGCCAAATACTATCCTTGTAGGAAGTCCACATACGCCTAACACACATTTTGTATCACAGAACCAGGCTTCAGACTCCTCACCTTGGTCGGCGGG GAAGCGcaatagaaaaggagagaagaatggcaagggatTAAGACATTTTTCAATGAAGGTTTGTGAGAAGGTGCAGAGGAAAGGAACCACTTCATATAATGAAGTGGCAGACGAGTTGGTCGCAGAGTTCAGTGCTGCTGATAACCACATTTTACCAAATGAATCA GCTTACGACCAGAAGAATATAAGACGGAGAGTCTATGATGCCTTAAATGTCTTAATGGCCATGAATATTATCtcgaaggagaagaaggaaataaaatggattgGTCTTCCAACCAACTCAGCTCAAGAATGCCAGAATTTAGAG gtagagaggcagagaagacttgagagaataaaacaaaagcaGTCTCAACTTCAAGAACTTATTCTACAG CAAATTGCCTTCAAGAATTTGGTGCAGAGAAATCGCCAAGCAGAGCAGCAAGCCAGCCGACCACCACCTTCCAACTCCGTCATCCACCTCCCTTTTATCATTGTGAACACCAGCAAGAAGACGGTGATCGACTGCAGTATTTCTAACGACAA ATTTGAATATCTATTTAATTTCGACAACACATTTGAAATCCACGATGACATAGAAGTATTAAAGCGTATGGGCATGGCTTGTGGACTAGAATCTGGAAGTTGTTCTGCAGAAGACCTAAAAATGGCAAGAAGTTTGGTACCTAAAGCTCTGGAACCTTATGTGACAG aaATGGCTCAGGGATCAATCAGCAGTGTATATGTCACATCATCATCTGGTTCGACTTCAAGTGGCACAAGGTTTTCTGCCAG tgATTTTACCAATGGTACAGATGGAATGTTGGCAACGAGTTCCAATGGCTCCCAGTACAGTGGCTCCAGAGTTGAAACTCCAGTATCTTATGTTGGGGAAGATGACGACGATGATGATGACtttaatgaaaatgatgatgaagACTGA
- the TFDP1 gene encoding transcription factor Dp-1 isoform X1 — translation MAKDAGLIEANGELKVFIDQNLSPGKGVVSLVAVHPSTVSAVGKQLLPKTFGQSNVNITQQVVIGTPQRSAAPNTILVGSPHTPNTHFVSQNQASDSSPWSAGKRNRKGEKNGKGLRHFSMKVCEKVQRKGTTSYNEVADELVAEFSAADNHILPNESQAYDQKNIRRRVYDALNVLMAMNIISKEKKEIKWIGLPTNSAQECQNLEVERQRRLERIKQKQSQLQELILQQIAFKNLVQRNRQAEQQASRPPPSNSVIHLPFIIVNTSKKTVIDCSISNDKFEYLFNFDNTFEIHDDIEVLKRMGMACGLESGSCSAEDLKMARSLVPKALEPYVTEMAQGSISSVYVTSSSGSTSSGTRFSASDFTNGTDGMLATSSNGSQYSGSRVETPVSYVGEDDDDDDDFNENDDED, via the exons GAGTTGTTTCATTAGTAGCTGTTCATCCTTCTACTGTTAGCGCTGTCGGGAAGCAACTCTTGCCAAAAACTTTTGGGCAGTCTAATGTCAACATTACCCAACAAGTG GTAATTGGTACACCTCAGAGATCTGCTGCGCCAAATACTATCCTTGTAGGAAGTCCACATACGCCTAACACACATTTTGTATCACAGAACCAGGCTTCAGACTCCTCACCTTGGTCGGCGGG GAAGCGcaatagaaaaggagagaagaatggcaagggatTAAGACATTTTTCAATGAAGGTTTGTGAGAAGGTGCAGAGGAAAGGAACCACTTCATATAATGAAGTGGCAGACGAGTTGGTCGCAGAGTTCAGTGCTGCTGATAACCACATTTTACCAAATGAATCA CAGGCTTACGACCAGAAGAATATAAGACGGAGAGTCTATGATGCCTTAAATGTCTTAATGGCCATGAATATTATCtcgaaggagaagaaggaaataaaatggattgGTCTTCCAACCAACTCAGCTCAAGAATGCCAGAATTTAGAG gtagagaggcagagaagacttgagagaataaaacaaaagcaGTCTCAACTTCAAGAACTTATTCTACAG CAAATTGCCTTCAAGAATTTGGTGCAGAGAAATCGCCAAGCAGAGCAGCAAGCCAGCCGACCACCACCTTCCAACTCCGTCATCCACCTCCCTTTTATCATTGTGAACACCAGCAAGAAGACGGTGATCGACTGCAGTATTTCTAACGACAA ATTTGAATATCTATTTAATTTCGACAACACATTTGAAATCCACGATGACATAGAAGTATTAAAGCGTATGGGCATGGCTTGTGGACTAGAATCTGGAAGTTGTTCTGCAGAAGACCTAAAAATGGCAAGAAGTTTGGTACCTAAAGCTCTGGAACCTTATGTGACAG aaATGGCTCAGGGATCAATCAGCAGTGTATATGTCACATCATCATCTGGTTCGACTTCAAGTGGCACAAGGTTTTCTGCCAG tgATTTTACCAATGGTACAGATGGAATGTTGGCAACGAGTTCCAATGGCTCCCAGTACAGTGGCTCCAGAGTTGAAACTCCAGTATCTTATGTTGGGGAAGATGACGACGATGATGATGACtttaatgaaaatgatgatgaagACTGA